The Porphyrobacter sp. LM 6 sequence ACAATAGGCTGAGCTGCGCCTCATCCCGCGCGGGCTTGTCATCCTCGGCCCCTTCGAGGTTGCCGAGCGTTAGCCCCATCAGCCGGATCGGATTGGGCAAGGGCAATTCGGCTTCGAGCAGGCCGCGGGCGAGGCTGGCGAACTCGTCCTTGCCGCTGACCCAGTGCGGCACCGATGCAGCGCGGGTCATGATGCGGAAATCGGTGAACTTCAGCTTGAGCGTCACCGTCCGGCCCTTGGCTCCGCTCGCTTCGATCCGTTCCCACACGATATCGATGATGTTCTCCAGCGTTGCGCGCAAGGCCGCGCCGCTGCCGATGTCTTCCGAGAACGTCCGCTCCCCGCCCACGGATTTTCGCACCCGGTGCGCGGCGACGGGGCGCAGATCGATCCCCCGCGCGGCGCGATAAAGGTAATCGGCCATGCTGCCGAAGTGCTGGCGCAGAAAGGCGATGTCCTTGGCGGCGAGGTCAGCGCCGGTGGCGATGCCGAGCTTGTGCATCCGTTCCTCGGCCTTGGGGCCGACCCCGTGGAACCGCCGGATCGGCAGCCCCGCGACGAATTGTGCGCCTTCACCGGGACGGATCACGCACAGCCCGTCGGGCTTGTTCTGGTCGCTGGCGAGCTTGGCGAGAAACTTGTTGTAGCTCACTCCCGCACTGGCGGTGAGGCGGGTCTTGGCGCGGATTTCCTGCCGGATCAGCTCGGCAATGCGGGTGGCACTGCCGATACCGAGCCGGTCCTCGGTGACATCGAGATAGGCCTCATCGAGGCTCAGCGGCTCGATCACGGCCGTATAATGCTCGAACACCCGGCGGATCTGGCGGCTGGCTTCCTTGTAGGCATCGAAGCGCGGGCGCACGAAAATGAGGTCCGCGCACAGCCGCTGCGCGGTGATCGAGGGCATGGCGCTGCGCACCCCGAACTTGCGCGCTTCATAGCTGGCGGCGGCCACCACCCCGCGCCCGCCCGCCCCGCCGACGGCGACGGGCTTGCCCTTAAGCTCGGGATTGTCGCGCTGTTCGACGCTGGCGAAGAAGGCATCCATATCGACATGGATGATCTTCCGCAGGCCCAGCTCGCTCGGGCGCGGGGCCGCTTCATCATCGGCAAGGGGCGGCGGGATGGCCATGAACGGGAAATAGAACCTTGGCGCGCGGGAAGGAACTGTTGCTGGAACAATTCACCCGTCCTGCCATTTTGTGCAGATGCGAAAAGAACAGTGGTCTTCCGGCGAACCGATGGGCAAGGGCCCCGCGATGGCCACGACCTTCGCCCCTTCCGTTCCTGCCCGCAAGGCGCTTGGTGAGACCGAGCTGTTGTGGATGATGGCGATGCTGATGGCGCTCAATGCCTTCGGAATCGACGCGATTCTGCCTGCGCTCGATGCGCTCGCGGCTGACCTTTCGGTGTCGGGCAATGATCGCCAGTTCGTGATCGGGGTCTACCTGCTCACCGCCGGCATGGGATCGCTGGTGCCGGGCGCGCTGGCCGACCGCTTCGGACGGCGGCCGATCCTGCTGGGGTCGATCCTCGTCTATATCGTGCTTTCGATCCTGAGCGCGCTCGCGCCCAGCTACGACGCGCTGATCGCGGTGCGCGCCGCGCAGGGCTTCTTTGCTGCGGGTATCGTTGCCCTGCCGCCCGCGATCATCCGTGACCGCGTGGGCGGCGACAAGATGGCGCGCATGATGAGCGTGATCTTCGTGATATTCCTGATGGTTCCCGCCGTCGCGCCGACAATCGGCGAGGCGATCCTCCAGCTCGGCAGCTGGCGCGCGATCTTCGGTGTGATGGCGGTGCTGGGCGTGGCGATGTCGGTGTGGGTGCACGTTCGCCTGCCCGAAAGCCTTGCGCCCGAAAACCGCCAGCCGATCGAGGTACGCACCATCGCCGCCAACATGACCCGCGCGCTGACCCTGCCGAGCGTGTCTGGCTATGTGATCGGTTCGGCGCTGGTGTTCGGCGCGCTGTTCGGCTTCATCAATTCCTCGCAGCAGCTCATCACCCAGACCTTCGGCGCGGGCGAGATCTTCCCGCTGGTATTCGGCATCTGCGCCGGATCGATGGCGCTCGCCAGTTGGTCGAACTCGCGCATCGTCGAGCGTTTCGGCGCGCGGCGGGTGAGCCACACCGCGATGTTCGCCTTCATCATCGTCAGCGCGGTGCAGGTGATGTTCGCGTTCCAGCCGCACGAAGAGTTGTGGCACTTCGTCCCGCTGATGGCGACCAACATGGCACTGCTCGGCTTTATCGGCAGCAACTTCGGCGCAATCGCGATGAACCCGTTCTTCACGATCGCGGGCGCGGCAAGCTCGGCCCACGGCTTTGTGCGCATGACGATGGCCGCGCTGCTCGGCGGGGCGATCGGCTATGCCTACGACGGCACCGCACGCCCCCTCGCACTTGCGCTGCTGGCCTCGGGCCTTGCCTGCCTCGTGCTGGTTCTGTGGAGCGAGAAGGGCAAGCTGTTCGGCCCGAGCGATGCGGAGTTGCAGCGTTGAGCTGACTGCAACCCGCCGCCGGCCGGATCAGGCTGCGGCGCGCGCCCGCACCTCCTCGAAGCTGTGGCGCACCAGCATCGCTCCATTGCGCCAGACGGGGACAAGCAGGTCCTCCGCTGCGCCAAGCGCGTCCTGCCGCAGCGCGATCAGCCGGTCGCCCTGCCGCACGACAGCCTGCCGCCCGGCCTTGCTTGCCTTGCCTGGATCGGTCGCCGGGGCCTTGGCGACATCGTGCCACACGCCCGCCGCATCGCGCATCGCGTTGGCCTTCATCGCGAAGCGCAGGGTGTCGCGGTTGACCAGCTGGAGCAGGCCGCCGCCCATGCCAAAGGCGATGTTGTCGATGGCGAAGCCTTCTTCGATCATGCGGTCGACCAGCCGCGCGATGGTGCCCGGCGTCATGCCGTCCCCCTGGATCACGCGGACATGCGGGTCGAGCACGCGGAACCCCTTGGCGTTGATGGCACCGCCGAACGCGTCCCACAGCACCTTGACTGCGCGCAGCGGGGTTTCGACCGGATCGCCGCTGTCGGGCCGCACCACCAGTGTGCCCTTCCGGCTGAGCACCTTGTCGCGAAGGCTCCCGCCCCAGATGCCGGTCAGCGCTGCATCGAGATCGTAGCTGTCCGAGACCACCGCCACGAGCCGCCCTTCGCCATCGAAGGCATCGAGCATATTGGCATAGGCCTCGGTCTCCCGTGCGCGGCCCCAGCTGGTCATGGTGCTGTGCTCCGCTGCCGGGATCGAGAAGCCCGCCATATCGGCCCCGTAGAAGCGCCGTGCCGCTATCAGCCCCTCCATGGTGTCGGTGCCCATGAAGTTGACCAAGTGCGCCATCCCGCCAAGGGCCGCGCTCTCCCCGCTCGAAACCCCGCGCGCGCCGAAATCGTGGAGCTTGAAGGGAAGTTGGCCGTCCGGGTCCTCGCTGGTCTGTTCCAGCCCTCCGCGGATGATCAACCGGCACTTGCGGCTAAGCGTGGCGACGGTGGTGGGATACCACACCGCGCGTAGCAGCGCGGTCTCGATAAAGGTCGCAAGCCACGGCAGGCGCGGGTCGGTGGTTTCGACCTGGACCAGCGGCACGCCGGCAGGCACGATCATGCCTTCGGGCAGAGCGCGGATCTCGATCGGCAGGAACCCGCCGTGTTCGTCGAGAATGATCTGCCAGCCGACGCGGTTGAACGGCACGCCGTGTGCGGCGCAGATCGCTTCGGCCTCGTCGATATCGGTCTGCGTGATCGGTCGTCCGAGCCGCTCCAGCAGGAACGGCTGCAACCCGAAGAACAGCACCTCCTCGGCGAAATCATTGGGTCGCGCCTCGATATAGGCGCTGATCGCGCGCGCTTCGGGCGGGTATTGCAGGAAGTGGCTGTGCTTGTAGCTGTCGGTCGCGAGAATGAGATTGTCGGTCATGTCTGTGAGCTCCTCACATGGGTAGCCGCTTGCAGGGCTCCCCTGCGCGGCGGGGGCGTTTTCAGAGGTCGGCCATCGCTTCGATGATCGCCCAGTGATCCTCGAACAGCATATCGGGGGAGATCTCGCCGAGCCGGTACCAGCGGGCATGGGCGGCATCATCGCCGCCTTTCACCGTGAACAGCTTCCGCCGTTCGGGCAGACGGAACAGGAAGGCGTGGGTGATGATCCGTCCGCGCAAGCTGCGGTTCGGGGCATCGAATACGCGGGTGCGCGCATCCTCGATGAAGCTGGCGAGCATGGCTGGCGGGATCTGGCCCTTGCCGTCGCCGATCGCGGTTTCTTCGCGCAGCTCGCGGATCGCCGCATCGCGGATGCGCTCGGCGGGGTTCACAAAGCCGCCGGGCAGCGCGAGCAGGCCCTTGCCCGGCACCTGTCCGCGCTCGACCAGCAGGATGTGCCCCGACTGCACCACCACCGCATCGGCGGTGACGAACGGTCCCGCGCCCCACTGCGCCGGATAGGCGGCGAGGTATTCCGCCTCTTCAAGCAATCCTCGAAAGGTTTCGCCAAGTGCGAACGCGCGCAGGAACTCCGCCACGCCAGCCGAGAGGATCGTCTGCGGCACATCCGGGATGCGCTGGAAATAGCGTTGGCGCACGTCGGTCGAAGAGAAGGTGCCATACTGGCTGTCGACCTGGAGGCTCTCCCATTCGGGGAACAGCTTGAGGTAATAGGACGAGGCATCCTTGCCATAGCCTGCCAGCGCCACGCGGAAATCCGCAAGGCCGTGGTTCTGGAAGCCGTGGCCATTGCCATGCTCCAGCACCAGCGCGCGCACGTTGCGCTGCACCTGCGCCACCCAGGCGGTATCGGAATAGAGGTGATCGTCGAGCGGGGCGATGATCAGCCGGCCTTGCGCCACCTCGTGCCGGAAGGCGGCCCGCAGCATCGCCTCGCGCTCGGCATAGGTGAAGGGGTTGCGCGGATCGCGTGCCACGTTGGCCGATCCGACCAGCACGATCAGCCGCTCGACCTGATCGAGCGTGCGTGCGATGACATGCTCGTGCCCAAGATGCAGCGGCTGGAAGCGCCCGATGAAGACGCCGAAATCGATTTTGTCCATGTCCGAGGCTCCCTCGAAAGTGCGTGACGAGGCGGACTCCCCGACTCGTTGGGATACATATATCTAATATGCATATAAGCAGTCAAGCTATAAGGTTTGCCCCATGAATCATCCGCCCTTTGCCGTGACCGTCGATCTGGTGCTGATGACCGTGATCGGCGAGCAGCTGATGGTGCTGCTGCAACGCCGCGCCGCCGAACCCTTTGCGGATGCGTTGGCGCTGCCGGGCGGGTTTGTGAGGATCGACGAGCCGCTTGATGCCGCCGCGCGGCGGGTGCTGGCCGACAAGGCCGGGTTCGCCGCCGGCGAAGGCGGCTGGCTCGAACAGCTCTACACCTTCGGCGATCCGTCGCGCGATCCGCGCATGCGCACGGTCAGCGTCGCCTATTTCGCGCTGCTTCCCGCGGCGCGGCTGATGGCGGCGGTGGCCGCGCAAGCCGATCTGACGCTCGGCCCGGTCATCGATCTGCCCGACCCGCTCGCTTTCGATCACGCCGCGATTATCGCCGCCGCGCACGCCCGGTTGAAGGGCAAGCTCGATTACGTGCCGCTCGCGCTTGCGCTGCTGCCCGAGCTGTTCACGCTGCGCGATCTCCAGGCTGTGCACGAGGCGATCATGGGCGTGAGCTTCAACAAGCCCGCCTTCCGCCGCCGGATGATCGACACCGGCTGGATCGCAGCGACCGGCGAGCGCGAGACCGAAACGAACTTCCGCCCGGCCGAGCTTTACCGCCGCAAGCTCTAGGCCTGATCCGCCTCCAGCCGCCGCCACGCCAGCCCCGCAAACTCGCACAGCAAGGGCCGCGTGTCGCGCGGGTCGATGATGTCCTCGACGTTGAAGCGCTCGGCAGAACGGAACGGCGAGGTGACTTTCGCCAGCCGCGCCCGGATATCCTCCAGCAGCGCCGCCGGATCGTCCGAAGCCTCCAGCTCGGATTTGTAGGCGACCTCCAGCCCGCCCGCGATTGGCAGGCTCCCCCAGTCGCCGCTCGGCCAGCAATAGCGGTATTGATACCGCTCGGCATTGCTCATCGCGCTTCCGGCGATGCCATAGGCGCGGCGCAGCACGATGGACGCGAGCGGCACGGTGGCGCGGTAGATCGCGTTCATGGCGTTGACGCCGTAGCGGATCGTCCCTGCCATTTCCGCCTCGCGCCCGATCATGAAGCCGGGGTTGTCGACGAGGTGGACGATCGGCAGCCGGAACTGATCGGCGAGGCGGACGAAGCGTTCGACCTTCTCGCTGGTCTTCGCCTCCCACGATCCGCCGAGGTAGCTCGGATCGCTGGCGATGACGCACACCGGCCAGCCATCCAATCGCGCCAGCGCGGTGATCGCCGCGCGCCCCCAGTGCTTGCCGATCTCGAACACCGTGCCGCTGTCGAACACCATCTCCATGCAGCGGCGCATCGAATAGACCTGCTTCGGGTCACGCGGGACGAGGCTGAGCAGCGCCTCTTCCTTGCGGTGGACGGGATCGGTGCAGAGCGAGCGGCGGGCGGGCTGGCCGACATATTCGGGCATGAAGCTGAGGAAATGCCGCGCGCGGGCGAAGGCCTCGGCCTCGCTGGCGACCTCGTCATCGACCACCCCGTTGCGGGTGTGGATCTCCGACCCGCCGAGCCGCTCCTTGGCTTCCTCGTGGCTGGTGGAGCCGTCCTTATAGGCCTCGCCCAGCCCATCGACCACGGCGGGGCCAGCGGCGAAGATCTGGCTGAGGCCTTTCACCATGATCGAATAGTGGCTCGCTACCGTGCGCGCCGCGCCGAGACCTGCGGTGGGGCCAAGCGCCAGCGCCACCACCGGCACGGTGTCGAGATTGGTCACCACATCGCCCCAGCCGGGCACGGCGGGAATATAGGTCGCGCCGATCTGTTCGAGCGTCTTGACCGAGCCGCCGCCGCCGGTGCCGTCGATCATGCGGATGATCGGCATCTTCAATTGATGCGCCATCATCTCGGCCTGCACCATCTTGCGCGCAATCCCCGCATCCGCCGCGCCGCCGCGGATGGTGAAGTCGTCGGCGGTGGCGACGACAGGGCGGCCGTTGATCAGCGCCTTGCCGAACAGGAAGGGGGCGGGGGTTACGCTTTGGAGGTCGCCATTCGCGTCATACTTGGCGCTGCCCGCAATCTTGCCGATCTCGCGGAAGCTTCCTTCGTCGCACAAGGCCGCAAGCCGCGCGCGGGCGTCCATCTTCCCGCGCCCATGCTGGCGCGCCACCTTGTCCGCGCCGCCCATCTGTTCGGCCAGCGCCTCGCGTTGGCGCAGTTCTTCGAGTTCCTTGGCCCAGGTCATTCCCTCTCCCTTCAGGCGCAAACCTAAGCCATTCGTCATCCCAGCGAAAGCTGGGACCTAGTGCGGCAAGCACCGCACCAACAGGCCCTAGGCCCCAGCTTTCGCTGGGGTGACGGGTTACTCTTCGGAAGCCGCAGGCACCACGCGGCACAGCACCGCCTCGACCTGCACCTGCCCACCCGCGCTGACGGTCAGCCCCTCGACCACCCCGTCGAAGGGCGCGGCAAGAGCGTGTTCCATCTTCATCGCCTCGAGCACCATCAGCCGCTGCCCGGCGGTGACGGCCTGACCCTCGGCAACATCGACCGCGATGACCTTGCCCGGCATCGGCGCGATAATCGCGCCATCGGCGGCGGAGGCTTGGCCGGTGCCGTCGTGGCGCGGAACCGTTACAGCGTATGTTTGTCCGAATTCGTTGACCAAAGCGAGATGCCGCATCGGTTCGTCTGTTCGCCTGCCCGATGGAACATCATGATCCAAAGGCGCAGTCGTAAGCTGGCCATCGACCATAACATGCGCGCTTCGTCGTCTCTCGGCGTTCGCTCTAAAGCCGTGCAACCCGCCGTTCCACGGTTCGTCCTCCCAGTTATTGCTATTCCACTGGAGGACATGGAGCGCTTCACCCAATGCCTCCTGCGAGGGTATGGCGGGTGGGATCAGTTCTGCGCCTTTGCGCTCAATGAAGCTCGTTTCGATGCTACCCGACCTGAAGTCGCCATCGTTCGCAGCGCGATAAAGGAAGCCTGCATTCGAACGGATAGGCCAGACATTAATGTCAGCCAGCGTTTCGAGAAGTGAATCGATGGCGGCGAGGCGGTTTGCTTCATGGACAACGAGCTTGGCAATCATCGGATCGTAGAAGGGAGAGACGGTATCGCCTTCCGCAACGCCCGTATCTACCCGGGCGCCCGCCGCGCGACGAGTAAAACATTCCAACCGCCCCGTGCTCGGCAGAAACCCCTTCGCCGGATCCTCCGCATAAAGCCGCGCCTCGATGGCATGGCCGTTGATCGACAGCTCCTCCTGCCGCTTGGGCAGCGGCTCGCCGCTCGCGACGCGCAGCTGCCATTCGACCAGATCGACGCCGGTGATCTCCTCGGTCACGGGATGTTCCACCTGAAGCCGGGTGTTCATCTCCATGAAGAAGATGCGGTCCGCGCGCAGGCCCTCGGACGCATCGGCGATGAATTCGATCGTGCCCGCGCCCTCGTAATCGACTGCCTTGGCGGCGCGCACGGCGGCGGCGCAGATAGCCTCGCGGGTGGCGGCGTCCATGCCGGGGGCGGGGGCTTCCTCGATGACCTTCTGGTGGCGGCGCTGGAGCGAGCAGTCGCGCTCGAACAGGTGGACGACGTTGCCGTGGGCATCGCCGAACACCTGCAC is a genomic window containing:
- the dinB gene encoding DNA polymerase IV; translation: MAIPPPLADDEAAPRPSELGLRKIIHVDMDAFFASVEQRDNPELKGKPVAVGGAGGRGVVAAASYEARKFGVRSAMPSITAQRLCADLIFVRPRFDAYKEASRQIRRVFEHYTAVIEPLSLDEAYLDVTEDRLGIGSATRIAELIRQEIRAKTRLTASAGVSYNKFLAKLASDQNKPDGLCVIRPGEGAQFVAGLPIRRFHGVGPKAEERMHKLGIATGADLAAKDIAFLRQHFGSMADYLYRAARGIDLRPVAAHRVRKSVGGERTFSEDIGSGAALRATLENIIDIVWERIEASGAKGRTVTLKLKFTDFRIMTRAASVPHWVSGKDEFASLARGLLEAELPLPNPIRLMGLTLGNLEGAEDDKPARDEAQLSLL
- a CDS encoding multidrug effflux MFS transporter, producing the protein MATTFAPSVPARKALGETELLWMMAMLMALNAFGIDAILPALDALAADLSVSGNDRQFVIGVYLLTAGMGSLVPGALADRFGRRPILLGSILVYIVLSILSALAPSYDALIAVRAAQGFFAAGIVALPPAIIRDRVGGDKMARMMSVIFVIFLMVPAVAPTIGEAILQLGSWRAIFGVMAVLGVAMSVWVHVRLPESLAPENRQPIEVRTIAANMTRALTLPSVSGYVIGSALVFGALFGFINSSQQLITQTFGAGEIFPLVFGICAGSMALASWSNSRIVERFGARRVSHTAMFAFIIVSAVQVMFAFQPHEELWHFVPLMATNMALLGFIGSNFGAIAMNPFFTIAGAASSAHGFVRMTMAALLGGAIGYAYDGTARPLALALLASGLACLVLVLWSEKGKLFGPSDAELQR
- a CDS encoding nicotinate phosphoribosyltransferase: MTDNLILATDSYKHSHFLQYPPEARAISAYIEARPNDFAEEVLFFGLQPFLLERLGRPITQTDIDEAEAICAAHGVPFNRVGWQIILDEHGGFLPIEIRALPEGMIVPAGVPLVQVETTDPRLPWLATFIETALLRAVWYPTTVATLSRKCRLIIRGGLEQTSEDPDGQLPFKLHDFGARGVSSGESAALGGMAHLVNFMGTDTMEGLIAARRFYGADMAGFSIPAAEHSTMTSWGRARETEAYANMLDAFDGEGRLVAVVSDSYDLDAALTGIWGGSLRDKVLSRKGTLVVRPDSGDPVETPLRAVKVLWDAFGGAINAKGFRVLDPHVRVIQGDGMTPGTIARLVDRMIEEGFAIDNIAFGMGGGLLQLVNRDTLRFAMKANAMRDAAGVWHDVAKAPATDPGKASKAGRQAVVRQGDRLIALRQDALGAAEDLLVPVWRNGAMLVRHSFEEVRARAAA
- a CDS encoding bifunctional nicotinamide-nucleotide adenylyltransferase/Nudix hydroxylase, whose translation is MDKIDFGVFIGRFQPLHLGHEHVIARTLDQVERLIVLVGSANVARDPRNPFTYAEREAMLRAAFRHEVAQGRLIIAPLDDHLYSDTAWVAQVQRNVRALVLEHGNGHGFQNHGLADFRVALAGYGKDASSYYLKLFPEWESLQVDSQYGTFSSTDVRQRYFQRIPDVPQTILSAGVAEFLRAFALGETFRGLLEEAEYLAAYPAQWGAGPFVTADAVVVQSGHILLVERGQVPGKGLLALPGGFVNPAERIRDAAIRELREETAIGDGKGQIPPAMLASFIEDARTRVFDAPNRSLRGRIITHAFLFRLPERRKLFTVKGGDDAAHARWYRLGEISPDMLFEDHWAIIEAMADL
- a CDS encoding NUDIX hydrolase, with product MNHPPFAVTVDLVLMTVIGEQLMVLLQRRAAEPFADALALPGGFVRIDEPLDAAARRVLADKAGFAAGEGGWLEQLYTFGDPSRDPRMRTVSVAYFALLPAARLMAAVAAQADLTLGPVIDLPDPLAFDHAAIIAAAHARLKGKLDYVPLALALLPELFTLRDLQAVHEAIMGVSFNKPAFRRRMIDTGWIAATGERETETNFRPAELYRRKL
- a CDS encoding acyl-CoA carboxylase subunit beta — protein: MTWAKELEELRQREALAEQMGGADKVARQHGRGKMDARARLAALCDEGSFREIGKIAGSAKYDANGDLQSVTPAPFLFGKALINGRPVVATADDFTIRGGAADAGIARKMVQAEMMAHQLKMPIIRMIDGTGGGGSVKTLEQIGATYIPAVPGWGDVVTNLDTVPVVALALGPTAGLGAARTVASHYSIMVKGLSQIFAAGPAVVDGLGEAYKDGSTSHEEAKERLGGSEIHTRNGVVDDEVASEAEAFARARHFLSFMPEYVGQPARRSLCTDPVHRKEEALLSLVPRDPKQVYSMRRCMEMVFDSGTVFEIGKHWGRAAITALARLDGWPVCVIASDPSYLGGSWEAKTSEKVERFVRLADQFRLPIVHLVDNPGFMIGREAEMAGTIRYGVNAMNAIYRATVPLASIVLRRAYGIAGSAMSNAERYQYRYCWPSGDWGSLPIAGGLEVAYKSELEASDDPAALLEDIRARLAKVTSPFRSAERFNVEDIIDPRDTRPLLCEFAGLAWRRLEADQA
- a CDS encoding acetyl/propionyl/methylcrotonyl-CoA carboxylase subunit alpha, which encodes MITKLLIANRGEIACRIMRTARAMGVATVAVYSDADAKALHVRSADESVHIGPSPAAESYLVGAKIIAAAQATGADAIHPGYGFLSENADFAQAVIDAGLIWVGPKPASIRAMGLKDAAKQLMRAAGVPVTPGYDGADQSVERLTAEAEAIGYPVLIKAVAGGGGKGMRKVDAPADFAAALESCRREAKASFGNDEVLLEKWITSPRHIEVQVFGDAHGNVVHLFERDCSLQRRHQKVIEEAPAPGMDAATREAICAAAVRAAKAVDYEGAGTIEFIADASEGLRADRIFFMEMNTRLQVEHPVTEEITGVDLVEWQLRVASGEPLPKRQEELSINGHAIEARLYAEDPAKGFLPSTGRLECFTRRAAGARVDTGVAEGDTVSPFYDPMIAKLVVHEANRLAAIDSLLETLADINVWPIRSNAGFLYRAANDGDFRSGSIETSFIERKGAELIPPAIPSQEALGEALHVLQWNSNNWEDEPWNGGLHGFRANAERRRSAHVMVDGQLTTAPLDHDVPSGRRTDEPMRHLALVNEFGQTYAVTVPRHDGTGQASAADGAIIAPMPGKVIAVDVAEGQAVTAGQRLMVLEAMKMEHALAAPFDGVVEGLTVSAGGQVQVEAVLCRVVPAASEE